CGGCCCGGGCCCTGCTGCTGACCGCGCTGCCGGGCGACCACGCCGCGCACGCGCAGGCCCGCTACCGGCAGGGCGACGCCGCCGAGAAGCGCGCCGTGCTCAAGACCCTGCCGCTGCTGCCGATCGGCGCGGCCGGCGCGCCGCTGCTGCACGACGCGATCCGCACCAACGACACCCGGCTGCTGGCCGCCGCCCTCGGCCCGTACGCCCGGCACCTCGACCCGGCCGCCTGGCGGCAGGCGGTGCTCAAGTGCGTGTTCACCGGTGTGCCGCTGGCCGTGGTGCACGACCTCGACGCCCGCGCCGACGGCGAACTCGCCGCGATGCTCGCGGGGCTGGCCGCCGAGCGGCAAGCCGCCGGGCGGGCCATGCCGGCGGACGCGACCGACCTGCTCGCCCGGCTGCGCGAAATCCAGGAGGCCTGATGCGCATCTTCGACCCGCACATCCACATGACCTCGCGGACCACCGACGACTACGAGCGGATGGCCGCCGCCGGCGTCCGCGCGGTGGTGGAGCCGGCGTTCTGGCTCGGCCAGCCCCGCACCAGCCCCGCCTCCTTCGCCGACTACTTCGACTCGCTGGTCGGCTGGGAGCCGTTCCGGGCCGGGCAGTTCGGGATCCGCCAC
Above is a genomic segment from Micromonospora sp. M71_S20 containing:
- a CDS encoding EboA domain-containing protein, translating into MTPDSLRAALRGVPDPDWLDAALRRVAAEPAAIDRFFPAAGRRCGRAPLAGAPGWSADEAARALLLTALPGDHAAHAQARYRQGDAAEKRAVLKTLPLLPIGAAGAPLLHDAIRTNDTRLLAAALGPYARHLDPAAWRQAVLKCVFTGVPLAVVHDLDARADGELAAMLAGLAAERQAAGRAMPADATDLLARLREIQEA